ATTACTCTTTCAAGGAATGTTGTTGTGTCACCTTTGCCCTCGcagtgaggaggggggtggacGCGGCACACTCATGTTTAGGAATGCTTGGGAAATTTGTGACAGCGCTtgcccactcccaccccctgtGTCCGACCACAGACGAGCTGCAGTCTCAGGCCAAGCTGGTCGCTTAATAGGTGGCAGCACAGCGACATGGTCTGTGGAGGGACGGAGGCATGCAAGTCGGAAGCAACAGCGATCTCCGCCGCTTCCTCCTGCGGCTCTGCCTCCTTGTCTTGCCACTTTTCCTGGTCCTGCAACTGCTGGTCGGACTGAAGGTTCCGAATGCTCGCCGAGTCGGTTCCTCAGAAGAATTTGGCTTTACCATCATTAGCATCGCGAGTGGTCGTGGTGCCATCTCGCCGGACAAGAGTTTCCAGGCAAGGGCCGCTGAGAGTGGGGGGCCGGAGTTGTGGGACGAGGAGGTGGGGCCAAGGACGGTCTCTGGCCCGAACGGGTATGAGGATGAAAACGAAATGACCACACGGCAGGTAATGCGACTTTTCCCTATAACTAAGCTATTTCTTTGACTTAGTATATTTTCTTACAcgtttttttgttcatttaccTGCCACCACGACAGTAGGTAACGGGTTCCCCTGATGTTCTGGTCGGTGTAAAAAGTCGTTTAAAACCTTTAGAATtgtatttgcatgtgcatgagctggaccccctgcagtagGCTGCGACTTCCAACAGCGGCATCTTGTGTGTCTATTCCGTTCAACTTGGCTGCAGCAGTAGTTTATCTTTTTGactgttacattacagcacGTAGCTGAGAAAACTGCAAACTTAACAAATACAACGCCACTGCACGAGTCGGTTTTGAgaattttctgtctctcttgtcGGGTTTGCAGTGCTAATAAAGAGCCGAGAACGCACACCGAAATTCAGTTTACACCATGGTCTTGGTTATAACTGCTGCATAGGTTACACATATAGCCTCAACAGAGGAGAGGATTGGATGGAGGTGATCAGACGCATGTTCTCTGTAGCTCTGGAATCTCACAGCTGATTCaaatcagagagagaatgaagaaGCATTCACTGAGGACAGAATAAATACAGAATCCGGTTCAaacaaacccccaccccattcctctctcttgctgtctctcactttctctcacagtatccccccctcccacccctcacccTCAGGCCAAGTCTTCTGACTCAGGCTTGGCCTGTGACTCAtccccctcttctctttccctcccccactAAGGGAAGGGAGAGCTTGTGGGGGGAGGCAGGGTGCAGTGTGAGATGGGGATAATCCCAGGGTTTTTAAACACCAAAAGCCCCCCAGGTGTGAACGGGAGAAACAGAGGAGACAGAGGTTGCAGCCTTCGACCCTGGCCCTGGCAACTCCCTCATTTTTTGCTTGCGGCATCTTTTCTGACCTGTGACCCCCACCTCACCAAAGGAAGTCAGACCAACAGAGAAGGAGGGACGCTCTAAATCTCTcacagcatgcatgctcacacgcacacgcacacacacacacacacacacacacacaagcacgcacacgcaaatgcacacacacacaagcacgcacacacatacacacacaaatgcacacacacacagatgctgtCAACATTCTTTAGATTCCAGTGCTGTATTTATTCTTCAGTCAGTGCGGTCTGACCTTCAGCTGAGCCTTCCAGCTCTTCCAGAATCCCTTGGATCCCTTCTGTCCTTTAGCCATCCCAGCATCCTTTGCAGAAGGTTTAGACCACAGTCAAGAGTGTGGGATGGCATGGTGGCAATAATTCTTTTTCACATGTCATATTCCATTGTTCTTCTTGTTATTAGTGGGTAGCATCAGACCCCTGACCCCATGTAGCTCTGGTGCCAGAAAGCCTGGTGGGGTGGAATGGAACAGAGCagactgggttgggggggggcggggggcactgCCATCGGCTCCCCTTCTGTGATCTACAGGCATTTATTTATGTGCTCTCACTGTGTGACAGGCCAATTTACCCTCACCCTCACAGTAGTGCTCCCAGCCATCTCTGTGGTCcaaaacatttactttttaaaaattatgtagCATTCCTCTCAACCATTTCCTCTCACTCGTCTGTGTGTGGGCTCGAGTTTGACCCCCCATTCAGGTGTGACGTGTGTCTACAGGGGCGTGCTGGCCGGCAGGTGGAGCTACAGCCTTGGGCGGCTGGGCAGCCATCATTCACAGCAGAAGTGGAGCGATTCATCTCTTATATCACCACCCCGCAGGTACACAAACACTACCTATAGCGCACATGCATGTAGACGTACACACATACCAAATTATGCATGTTCTCTAAGGCACACCTCTCAAGTACACCACAATTTCCTTTACGGTATGGACCCAGAGTTGCAGGAACAACACGAGAGTAGCTCATGGTGAATTGCAGTACTTCTCAGTTGGAAATTAATTTGTTCCATTTTGCTGAAGCTGCAGAAAAGCCTCTTTCCTTGGCAGTAaatcctccacttcctgtccccctgCATCACATGACCTCCCAAATTCCTGTCCTCTGGTGGTACATCAGGGAGAGTGGGTGATATTCTGACCCCACAGTCTGTCTCTAACATGCAGACATCCTTTCTTGCCTACAAGTacataatcacatttttaatctTCAGGCATTTCTGTCCTGGTGATTGTGTTGTGCTGTTCCTCTTTAGGCGCACTGCACGCAGACGCTTGTTCCAGCTGACCCCCAGGGCGAGCGGACTTCAGAAGGCCTGTGGACTCTGTGTGTGGAGGGCTGGACTCTGCCAGCAGCAAAGCTGCAATCATGTGTTGCTTACTCCTTCAGgtacatatttacacactgcagcatTACAACAGTGATTCACAGTCATACACCAACTGTAATTGGCAGGTCAGCCATCGCACCAAGGACGTATTTTGTGGCGTAAACAGGTACGGTGTGGTGGACTTGTTAAGAAGCAGTGCTCATAGTTTGAATGTTGCCGGTTTCAATATTGGGTGTGGAACATTTGTTCTCAGATCTCCAAACTTGAGTGATGCACTCAACCTCATTTATATTAGTAAAATACCCTTGattgaataaaataacaaattgcTACAAATAGGTCAATGCAATATCTTCCTCATGACATTTCTCCAAGGGCTTTAATTCtaactttagtttgaatattgAGGGGGTTGAAAATCTATAGACCCTGAAAACTgcaggggggtctgggggcatgaattatttttttaaaagaacaactgtgaaatgatcatttctgaaattaattcTAGGGGGAAATACAACAGATTACTGATCAGTTAGGCTGGATGTTTGTCATGGGAAATATTGGCTGAAGTTGTGGAGCAGTCCcagcaaagttgttgaaaaagttgtttttttttaaaaaaggtaactaattaaaattaatatctCATGTGCCACAGTGAgaaattattgaaataacatgtGTAACTGTAGCAACAGTAATCGCTACAAGTTACAAAAAATCTTTGGGCAGCTGCCAGAGGCTATAACAGCCTACAAGTGAAATACATTGATAGGCTGGTGTGTTTATTAGCGTAATTCAGTCCATCTTGGATagaaagagcatgctttttttgcctttaacagaaagaaatggagcatgctcaaattgcatgactaaaaaaaaaaaccctgcttccatttttttattttattttgttttggtacaatgTGTTGTACATTGCaaggtttgagtctttgatgAGCGCTGTTGTCACTGATGTTACCATAGTGGGGGCAGGAGCGTTGGGCCGTCAAACTTCTACAGCTGACAAGGACAAGAATCTTGATCCTAACACATTCCAGAATCTGCATATGCTACATTGCCATAGTGTGTTTCTCCGAGCATTTTTCAATAGGCTACTGATAAAATGTAGACCTATATCAATACAGAGTTACCATGCAAAAGTGGAAAGTactaaaatggaggaaattgtGGAAATTGCAAAACATGGGGGAAAGTCACGGAAACCATGGCACTTACAATTTCCATGACAAACACCCAACCTTACTGATTAGTATATCCCATTCACATCATGAAAtcactatttttattatatgaaaatacatatttttctcaACATCATCCTATTTATTGGGgggttatttggcctgttttgtaatattgggggGCTTGTAACCCTATACCACCCCATAAATTATGCCCTTGGCATTTCTCAGTAACAAAGAACACACCGACTACTGTGCAAAAGAAGGCAGAAGACTGTAAACACTGTACTAGGTTTAACAGGAGCTATGAACTTTGCAGTTAGCAAGTTCATTTGAAAACAGAATGTACTGCATGTACCTATTACATTTTAACCTTCTGATACCCTACTTTCTGaacaaaaattctgaaaaactgaagtcagaaaatgagtctataaatattcatatattctaACCTGCATAATTGCCATATCTCAGTTGTTTGTGCAATATGAATCTTCAGAGGCAGTAGAAATTTGTCAGGCTCATCTGTGATTAGTGAAAAGGACTGTTCATTGGGAGCAAGCCTGTCCTTTATCTGTGATCCTACAAAATTTACCTTGAGTTCTTTGTCTTCTCTTTCCATTTTCTACACCCTTCAATTTGGAATGCTCAATTGTATTCGTCAGCTCTCATTGCTGCAACCTCCACTATCAACTccggagagcacagacaagcatgtACTCTGCAGCATGTGATGCCAGCCGCCACTTCTTAACGCGCAACATTTCAGCTTAATTAAGAAACATCAATAGACCAAGTCTCTATCGCACACGCGCATACTCCCAATACAGAGGAGCTCATTTGTGCCTTTGTTATTTTATGGTGTTTGCTCCTGAGCACTGAACAAATTCCGGAGTGCTCAGAATCTCACTGCCAGAAAATCCCGACCAGCAGCACGTCCTGCAGCCACGTTACCCCCAGCTCTGAAATATGGCTGTTGGTTATCTGTCAAAGCCAAGATTAAATATAAAGGGCCGTTTCTTTCATACGGACCACTAAACGGCCTTTCTGCCTCCAGCCCTTTTGACCTGCTCCATCCTTATCTTCGGACGAGGCATTTAAAGTCACCGGTAGGCCATCACATAACCATAAAGAGTAAACACCACAGGCTCAAACCCCTGCTTGTTGATTCTGTGcctcaacatttttttaatgcttcccTACtactttttcccccattttggaATGGCTGTTGGTATTCATGAGGCCGGCTCGTTGCTGTAGCCTCTGCTGTCAGTTCAGGAGAACGCAGACACGTGCTCGCCTCTGAAACACGCGATGACAAGCCGCTGCTTCGTCTCACGCTGGAGGATGACGCTTCATCGTATCGCACGAGCAGGCACCCAGCTGACCAGCGGGGGTCGCTGGTGAGCAAAGAGAGACAGTGTTCCTGGCCGACCAAATCTTCACCTCGTTGGTCCACATTACGGCCAATTATGCAGCACCCTGTggggccacagtcagcactggcgtGGCCCCAGACTGatgccagactgtggggccacagtcagcactggcatagCCCCAGACTGATGCCAGACTCTggggccacagtcagcactggcgtAGCCCCAGACTGATGCAGCACCCAGTGGGGCCACAGTCAGTACTGGCGTAGCCCCAGACTGatgccagactgtggggccacagtcagcactggcgtAGCCCCAGACTGatgccagactgtggggccacagtcagcactggcgtAGCCCCAGACTGATGCAGCACCCTGTGGGGCCACAGTCAGTACTGGCGTAGCCCCAGACTGATGCCAGACTGTGGGGTCCATCCATGCCCTGGAATAGCGACTCAGCTAGGATGGGGACCCCCAACAGCCACCAcctctgaacattttttaaaagttccaaACTATCCAAAATATCCAAACTAATCAGTTTAACCTGGCCTGATTCATACCTGATAACTATTCTcttttggaattttattttttctatggtattttagtgttttattttgtctatCATTTATGGTTTATGCCAATACCGAAGTCTTATATTGATAAGATGTTTTTCTCAGGATGatgatggttattattattattattattattattactactactaatactactctTGTTCATGTCCAACTATttctgttctccctctctttgtctcctcAGTTTGGGACAAAAGGACGAGGCGTTTGTGAAGAGGATGTTGTGGGCAGGGTGTGAGGTGCACCAGTTTGACCCAGGCAGGAGGCAGCTGCCTGCTCCCGGCCCGGTCCACCGCCACCACACCTGGCTGGATTGGCGCAGCCCTCGTGACAGCCAGCATGCAGCGCTCAGGGACGCCACGCCCAGAAAGCTTAGCGCCATCATGGATGCACTGGGACATGGCAAGGTAAAGATTTCCTCATCTGACTTTCCGTTTTCATGGCAACAGTGTCCTGTGACACGCAGAGCTGCCATAGCAACGGTGTCCACTTTCTATTGCACTATTCTGGCTTTTCCACAGGGAACTTGGGCTCCTGTCTGGCACAAAAACTGTTGGGGCAGACTGTGTCCACTAGATGGAGTGGCTGTTCAAGAATTATTCTGTTCCTGAGCATAATATTTGCACATAATCTTTGGAAAAATGGGAAtttaatcctgtttttttttctttgtttttccctGCGTAAATATTTATAGCACTTCCTAATTGTGCTTCAGTATTGCAGTGATCAGACATAGTCTGTAGGAgtgtataaattatttttattttgcttcagGCTGGCCTTAGGCTGCATCAGCATGGCACCTGAATTTGTGTACTGAAGTATTTCAATAACTAAGACACATCACATCTGTCAGACATTGGCTGTCAATATGTGTGTTCTATGGTCAGGGCCCTGGGTTCTTGACCATGCCCTTTGTGTTTACTGAATTatggattaaaaaatataaatgaatttgGAATGTATATGATATATGTATTGCTTGTAGGGTCTGGATGGATTTATTTTCCTATGGACTTTAACCCTGTCCAATATAGTCAccacacatttttcacataaCTAATACAGGAGCATCGTGGaaagttattacattttgtattatcATATTGTTATGAGATTTGAACTTAAATTTCAGACTGTTTTCCACCTGAACaacagctttatttatataccaCTTTTCATGATTTAGTGTCAATGgattatggttaaaaaaaattttttttaaaaacataccagTTTACAGGTAGTCAACACAATGAGAAATTAAATGACACAGTGAAAGTTACACTTTGAACAATTAGATGTAAAAagtcacatttaattaaaagacAGTTTataaaaacaagttttaaaaggattttaaaCAAAGGCACAGACATGAATCAGATTTTCTGATCTTGTCCAAAAGACTGTTTCAAATTCTAGGAGCCTTcacttcaaaaacacagttgcttttactttttaatgtggACACTGGAAAAgtctaaatttattttcaaaagctaCAGGTAACCAGTGCATGGAGACCATGATAGAGGTAATGTGTGGTCTTGTTGGTCTTTGCCAAAAGTCTAGCTACAAACATTTGCACTTGGTGACCAGGGTTTCTGTCTTAGACATGGGTTCacagttgcagtagtccaattGTGATGAGATTAATACATGGATGAGTTTCCCTGTGTCGTTAAGTGAAATGAAGGACCTAGCTAGATAAATTCCTGAGTCTTTGGTTTTATCTTTCTTGTATTAGACTTTACTGGACACAGTGCAAAAAATTTACCTTGGCATTTCCCCATATTTTTAATCTGCTATATGTGTTGTGTATGGTGAAGTCTATAagtattaataatagtaataataataataataataataattctgtttcCCCACATTGACAATTCAGGTCCAGTTCATCAATGCAGACCTGGAGAGTGCAGAATGGAAAGTTCTGGAGAGCTGGGTCATGGACGGCACCTTGGGTCGGATCCAGCAGCTGGTTCTGACAGTACACCTGCAATGGGCCGGTTTTGAGGTCGGGGGCAATAATGCAGAGGTGATAAGGTTCTGGTACAGCGTGATTCAGGCACTGCACATGGCCGGGTTCCGCCTGCTGCACAGCTTCCAAGGACCGGGTCAGACCATACTGGGGCATACTCTGCCAGACATGCACAGCACCTACACTCTAAGTTGGGTCAACACTAGGGCACACCACTAAGTCTTactttctccaaaaaaaatattaaacatcttCAGGGATCCATACACGAAATGCAACCGTGACAAGTTTTTGCCAGTGTTTTGTTGCAGCTCTGAATTTCGTGAGCTTTCTCCTGTTATGTCGCGGTTGTCGCATCCCGGAACTGAACATCATGTACTGCAGATTAAGTACCAGAGCCTAGCAGGAGCTACTGCCTCTAGTGCCAGTGGACGGTATTGTCGTTACTTTGTCCTGCCCCACGTCCTAAGGGAGTGGAATGTTTGAGACATCGGAATGTTTTGACCTCATGTGGGATCTGTGGCCGATGAAGTGGAGACCGAGTTTTCATACACGAGGAACTTTTTCGTGTCTAATTCAAAATGGTGTCAAATAATCGGTGGCCGTTTTTGAGCTGAAAATTTGGAGGGGCAGacaactttcctttaaactgatcGTTGGTCTCGAACTGTTTTGATTAATCACTGTATtgataatgaagaaaaatgacagaacagGTTGAAAtcaataatcagtttaagggtAAGTTTTCTGCCCCACCAATTTTAAACTCACCACCGACCACTGAAAATAATCTCTTGGAAGTTTGAATTGTTCCAAATATGTTTCtgatttttgtacattttgtaaatgtgtgccgTTTGTGATGCCTAAATAAAAATCTGCCTTGGAATGTTCGCAAAAATGAATGGCGAACTAATTTTGTTCTTTGTCAAGAAATTTGTGAGCAACCCAATCACAGTAATGGAGAATAATTGCAGAAATCGTCAAATTTGTTAAAAGCGTCACCttctttaaaaatcacattataTGTCAAGGCTATGTCATTAGGATATTACATTGACAAAGCAATATGTTCTACGCAAGTGGAGCATTACACCGGCATAAGTGCGCAACTGCATGTGTTATTGCTGAACTCCTCTGAAGGTCCGCCGCAGGTTGGAGTGAGGCTACTTACAGTTCGGGAAGCACCATTTGTCTCGAGCAGCTGCACGAGACGAAAGAAGTAGTATACGACATACACACGGGTGTGGCTGTGTCCACCGACTGTTGTAAGCGGCTGCCAGtctatgcagtttttttctttctttttttacgcaACTATAATCCCATGAGTAGAAATCGTGTTTGTAAACTAGGCTGCATATGTGCATTGCAACACCTTGTAAGAAGTCTTCCCCAGCATTTGTCCAGACACGTCCGAGTTTGAGGAATGCCACCCCCTGGCTCATTCTCAGTGAACGCTAGGCGAAAACCATGAACAGATGTTTACGACTCATTAGGGTGGAGTTACGTATTTTAAGTCCAAATTTCCATATCCGGCCTTCAGACCGAAACTGATGGGGTTAGGAGCCAATGGTACACAGACATTCCTCTGAGTCGTCCAATCAAAAGTATACAAATCTGGGACTTTACTTCCACTTCTGCTTGATCGTAGCACTTACAGTCATTGTAGACATTTTTAATGGTGCCAAAAGATTCCGGACATAAGGCGCAGAATGAGAACAGTTCTCATGTGAAAATCAAGATTTTCTTGAGTAATACCACGTTTTCATATTGACGGTAGGAGTCGTGTCTGTCCTCAGCTTTTGATTTAACAAGTTAAAATTTACAGAAGTGTCAGATTGTGTCCGTCGTGTAGTTGCTGCCAGAATTATGGGTGGTTACAATTTACTTCCTGCTAAATTGTAGCTAGGCCTTGAACTGTATAATTCCTTAGCTAAAAGTTTGTTCGCGAGTTAGCACTAATTTGAGTAATTGTTTTACATGCGAAAGACGGCTATTTCGCGTAAGTCATTTATTATCAAGATGAAATATATTGAATCAAGTTACCCTTTCATAAGTTTTTTCGTCTTGTTAGCTCGCTGGCTAACTCTGTACCCAGTAATGATACTGAAGTTAGCTACCCAGTTATGTTGCCTGTCCAATTTGGCCGGAAAGTTGTCTGAATAACAGTGTTCTTAGCAACTTGGTTTCCGTGTTTTCGCTGTTAGGGTATCTACATTGGGACCAGAGCACTAGCCTATATTGTTAATACTTGGCTCGAAAGCAAGCCATCATCCTTACAGAAGTTATTCAAGATTTCCAAGTTAACTAAGCGAAGTTAGCCAACCCAGTAGGCCATATGCAAGCCACGTATTTACCCGCTAACCATgctaatgttttctttttagcgAGCAAATTGATACGTGTtgggtgggttttttttctattgtaaTAAAAATAGATGCAGTGTTACTTTAGATGATGTTTGTTAGTAACGCATGAATAGGCAACGCGAATGAGGTTTCTATAACACGCAAACTAGCCTACATAGTTTGTGCCCTGTTTTACATTGTAACTTTACAGTCAGCCTTCCTGATGGATACTTTTGAAGCTGTCCGGTTGGCAGCCTTGCTTTCAAAGTATTAGCGTGCAAACGTATGCAACACAAGCGAATAAGCTTAATAAGCAATAACTACTATTTTAATTGAGTCACTATCGGTGTGCAAGTACCCTCTAAGTGTTTTACTCGCTAACCAAGAGAGAGATGACTTTCCTGTATTTGACCAGCTTTAATAACTTTAGATAATGGGTGAAATAGCAATGGCATTACAagttttaaatataatgtaataaattcGCTAGTCGATAGAGCAGAAAGTTGCGCTACCTAAAGGTGAAGCGAGTTTAGATCTCTTTACTTAACCGGGTTTTATTGGAACtttaatttggttttgattatttcattttgatgcaGTCAGCAAGCTGGAAAATGAATATGCAGATGTGGATTTAACGCGATAATCACGTCCTCCGAGGCCAGGGGATTTACAGCGTCCCCCGCTGGCCCCCAGCGTGTTGTGCAGCTCAGCCGCTTCAGAAGAGATAGAAGTGGGGTGCAGAACCGCTATCGGTGCTGTTTTAGTTCTTCTTCTGTTCAGCGTGTAAGACTGCAGTGCCTCATTGTCTGTCAAGAGGAAGTGTTCAGTTTAGCAAAAAGCTGAGTTTGCAGTGGATGTCCTCTGCAGAGGTCTTGATTGTATGCGTTGTATCCAcccccccatgcacacacagtgaggaTCTCCCATCACAACCACTGTGTGTGAACGCCATGCCGTTGGTGACCCGCAACATCGAGCCTCGGCATCTCTGCCGACAGACCCTCCCCGATGCCATCAAGAGTGAGCTGGAATGCGTGACCAACATCACCCTCGCCAACATCATCCGACAGCTGGGCAGTCTGAGTaagtcggggtggggggggggggtgttaagtGATATGTTGTTGCGAAGAGATGCGTTTGGACAGCAATGAGGGACTGAGTTCAAGGGAGAGCAGAACGCACAGTGAGCGAGATGGGGGGACAGATAGGGAAAATGTCATTTGCGCACTTCTGAAGTGTTGCTTTGTGGTACTACCAACTCATTCCACCGTGCAGGAAGAGGCTAACAACAGAGGTGGCAACccattgtgattttttaaatgatttttcagTGTGGGCtatgtgtgtttctgggggtggggtcgttgagcatgtttttttttcttgatatctTGTCATATATGTATAAGTGCTTTAGTAACACAActtctctttaaaataaaattggtaTTCTTGATACTGCTGAACTAGtgagtcagacagagagagagaccatgctCATGGCGTGCTGTTGtgcgtgcatatgcgtgtgtgtgtgtgtgttcaatagGTAAGTACGCAGAGGATGTTTTCGGGGAGCTCTTCATCCAGGCCAGCACCTTTGCCGTGCGGGTCAACACCCTGGGCGAGAGGGTGGACCGGCTGCAGGTCAAAGTCACCCAGCTGGACCCTAAAGAGGAGGAAGGTAAGACGGAAATGGCGGATACGAGATGTCAGGCTGCAGTGGTTGGTTCCTGTGACAGCTAAAGTTTCTGAAAGTCCAAATCGTTTGCAGGCCTGATCTAGCTGCCCTGTGAACTAAAAGATTTTTAATTATCATGATCTTCCCAACCAAGCATATTTGTCCTTAAAATCAGTCAATTTCTAAACAAGATCTCATTTCTTTTTGAGATAGTATGACTTGAAATTAAATTGTATGTATGCAGCACTGTAGATAAgaacagtccatttaccagggTGGTTATAtttcctctctgtgttccaGTTTCCCTCCAGGCCATCACAACTCGGAAGGCGTTCCGCAGCAACGTGACTCAGGACCAGCAGCTCTTCATCCGACCATCCCTACCCCTCCCAGTGCAGGAGACGTACCTCACCTGTGATAAGCCACCACCCCTCAACAATCTCAGCATGTACAGGTATAACCCCGCCCCTCAACAAACTCAGCATGTACAGGTATAACCCCGCCCCTCAACAAACTCAGCATGTACAGGTATAACCCCGCCCCTCAACAAACTCAGCATGTACAGGTATAACCCCGCCCCTCAACAAACTCAGCATGTACAGGTATAACCCCGCCCCTCAACAATCTCAGCATGTACAGGTATAACCCCGCCCCTCAACAATCTCAGCATGTACAGGTATAACCCCGCCCCTCAACAAACTCAGCATGTACAGGTATAACCCCGCCCCTCAACAAACTCAGCATGTACAGGTAATAACCCCACCCCTCAACAAACTCAGTATGTACAGGTAATAACCCCGCCCTTCAACAAACTCAGCATGTACAGGTATAACCCCGCCCCTCTACAAACTCAGCATGTACAGGTATAACCCCCCCTCAACAAACTCAGCATGTACAGGTATAACCCCGCCCCTCAACAAACTCAGCATGTACAGGTATAACCCCGCCCCTCTACAAACTCAGCATGTACAGGTATAACCCCGCCCCTTAACAATCTCAGCATGTACAGGTAATAACCCCGCCCCTCAACAAACTCAGCATGTACAGGTATAACCCCGCCTCTCAACAAACACAGCATGTACAGGTATAACCCCGCCCCTCAACAATCTCAGCATGTACAGGTATAACCCCGCCCCTCTACAAACTCAGCATGTACAGGTATAACCCCGCCTCTCAACAAACACAGCATGTACAGGTATAACCCCGCCCCTCAACAAACTCAGCATGTACAGGTATAACCCCGCCCCTCAACAAACTCAGTATGTACAGGTATAACCCCGCCTCTCAACAAACACAGCATGTATAGGTAA
This region of Anguilla rostrata isolate EN2019 chromosome 8, ASM1855537v3, whole genome shotgun sequence genomic DNA includes:
- the LOC135261170 gene encoding probable methyltransferase-like protein 24, whose product is MQVGSNSDLRRFLLRLCLLVLPLFLVLQLLVGLKVPNARRVGSSEEFGFTIISIASGRGAISPDKSFQARAAESGGPELWDEEVGPRTVSGPNGYEDENEMTTRQGRAGRQVELQPWAAGQPSFTAEVERFISYITTPQAHCTQTLVPADPQGERTSEGLWTLCVEGWTLPAAKLQSCVAYSFSLGQKDEAFVKRMLWAGCEVHQFDPGRRQLPAPGPVHRHHTWLDWRSPRDSQHAALRDATPRKLSAIMDALGHGKVQFINADLESAEWKVLESWVMDGTLGRIQQLVLTVHLQWAGFEVGGNNAEVIRFWYSVIQALHMAGFRLLHSFQGPGQTILGHTLPDMHSTYTLSWVNTRAHH